In the Leptospira limi genome, one interval contains:
- a CDS encoding AAA family ATPase, with product MSNSTPALDFFKAKDLFAAELKQANYQFVQEKEETIFRFRQNAVGKEKILDCLGIVRNYIENFRIYNFEEGYLSLQTLGDNLFEPQKNLSARFRIRFSFKSDLKVECSKLGDFSTKEIQTIIHLFQFLKLEGGTTKDPRSILEPLGVEVYDPILEKAKGNDLGFDSVFGYDSVKEQILESLVFPLRQPEPFLEITKLTRMKPTGNLPRAVLFEGEPGVGKTSMAKIVSHLCGVPMVYVPIESILSKYYGESSQNLAMVFDASALFPKCILFLDEIDSLATSREDGLFEATRNLLSVLLRKLDGFAEKTGTITIGATNRKEDLDSALLSRFDRKIKFPLPNREERTKILEGYAKQLDHKEREQIADLLTGASGRNLKDYCDYVERRWITKNWKHLEQLTAPGLPFYLESFPDFGWKL from the coding sequence ATGTCCAATTCCACCCCTGCCTTGGATTTTTTTAAGGCCAAAGACCTATTTGCCGCAGAGTTAAAACAGGCAAATTACCAATTTGTACAAGAAAAAGAAGAAACCATCTTTCGGTTCCGCCAAAATGCAGTGGGAAAGGAAAAAATCCTAGATTGCCTGGGGATCGTTCGGAACTACATTGAAAATTTCCGCATTTATAATTTTGAAGAAGGATACTTAAGTTTACAGACATTAGGTGACAACTTATTCGAACCACAAAAAAATTTATCGGCGAGATTTCGCATTCGTTTTTCGTTTAAATCGGATCTCAAAGTGGAATGTTCGAAGTTAGGTGATTTTTCCACAAAAGAAATACAAACCATCATCCATTTGTTTCAATTTTTGAAATTGGAAGGAGGTACAACAAAAGACCCTAGGTCTATTTTGGAACCCCTTGGCGTGGAAGTGTATGACCCCATTTTAGAGAAAGCAAAAGGGAATGATTTAGGTTTTGATTCTGTTTTTGGGTATGATTCTGTAAAAGAACAAATCTTAGAAAGTTTGGTTTTCCCCCTCAGACAACCAGAACCATTCCTTGAAATCACTAAACTCACACGTATGAAACCTACAGGAAACCTCCCAAGGGCTGTATTATTTGAAGGGGAACCTGGAGTCGGAAAAACCAGCATGGCAAAAATCGTTTCCCATCTTTGTGGTGTGCCCATGGTCTATGTTCCCATCGAATCCATATTGAGTAAGTACTATGGAGAATCTTCTCAAAACCTGGCGATGGTGTTTGATGCATCCGCCTTGTTTCCAAAGTGTATTTTATTTTTAGATGAAATTGATTCCCTTGCAACTTCACGAGAAGACGGACTTTTTGAAGCCACAAGGAATTTACTGAGTGTTTTACTGCGAAAACTGGACGGTTTTGCAGAAAAAACAGGCACCATCACCATTGGGGCAACCAATCGTAAAGAGGACCTTGATTCTGCCCTTTTGTCTCGTTTTGACAGAAAAATCAAATTTCCCCTTCCAAACCGAGAAGAAAGGACTAAAATCCTGGAGGGATATGCAAAACAATTGGACCACAAGGAAAGGGAACAGATTGCAGATTTGTTAACAGGAGCCTCAGGGAGGAATTTGAAGGACTACTGCGATTATGTGGAAAGGCGATGGATCACCAAAAATTGGAAACATTTGGAACAGTTGACCGCCCCAGGATTGCCATTTTATTTGGAATCCTTTCCAGATTTTGGATGGAAACTCTAA